Genomic DNA from Bemisia tabaci chromosome 2, PGI_BMITA_v3:
cgatcggccgaagttgcatTCGTTTTTCTCAGGTGCAAAAGCGCGACGCGTGATGCAAGCGGCTCCCGGCCGCGGCGTTCCGAGAATATTCCGGGCAGCCGGCGAGCGCCGCGTATATGCTGTGGCGGACTTCCCGACCCGGGCGAACGAGTTCCAGGAACGCCGCGGCTGGGAGCCGCTTGCGTCAACAGCCGAGCTTTCGCACCGCGAAAAACGAACGTTTTTTGCTCATAACTTTTGACTCCATCAAGTCTCCACTCTGAATTTTTGCATCCGGATTCCTCGCGGTATGACCGACcttcagtcaaaatttcgtgcGATTTAATTTACCCctttttgagatatttcaattttcgactttacaattttttaacaaaaaaatttgaagttatgtCAAATTGTGTTATACATGGATAAAAAGTGCATTCAAGGGGCTTTTCATTGATACCACAACGGCTCGGCTCGGATCAACCGTTCTGAAGTTACAGCCTCTTAAAGGTGCTACATCTGTCAATTTGCCCGAACCATGAGCGGTGCGTCTGAATCTAAATGGtgtaacgattttcggtatttaGGTTTAATTCCCTCAATTATCAGACAATGTCATCGATGGACTAGTCAATTTCCTGAAGTGAAGTTTCATCCTCTCTCGAAAAGGTTGTAATGGATTTTTGCATTAGATCAACCCCTAAGAGATAATGGCACGAATGAAACACACGTCATGCGCCCTCCCATAAGAACACATGTTAAACCGCGCCTGAGTTGCATCTACTAGGGTGACGTCACAGCAACTTAGTTACGGCTTCTCCATTCTCGTGGGCAGCGGCAATTTAAGACAGTAATGTaatagaactttttttcagtagtAGCACTTCAATCAGGAGACACCTATCCGAGATTAATGGCATTGTACTGATGAGGTTTGAGTGAACAAGGATATTAAATGAATTGAATTCATTTATCCATGATTGAATTAgacttttacttttttaattatttagtAATTCTATCTTTTTTTAATCCCACTATAATAGGTATCTATCTAAACAAAATATGATTCCAAGTACTAAGCAACTtgcgttttcttcaaaattgcatcAGGAAAACGAATTGCACGAAGAAATGtgtaaaaattaatatgattcCAAGTACTAAGCAACTtgcgttttcttcaaaattgcatcAGGAAAACGAATTGCACGAAGAAATGTGTAAAATTAATATGATTCCAAGTACTAAGCAACTTGCGTGTTCTTCAAAATTGCATCAGGAAAACGAATTGCACGAAGAAATGTGTAAAAATTAACTCTTGACCAAGATTTaagtgtttacaattaacatggttaaatggcaaaaatatcaatgaCAGCTGTCTAATTTAAACTTTATCTGACCCATGTTAAAATTtatacttgttaatatctcgttcaggagttgattttggagTGCTGTGTTGTGTGGATTGTTTCcatgcaaaattttgaggagacaACATGCATACAATTTTAAGGTGAAGACCTTATCAAGTGACCTACTGTCATTTCAATTTATTCATACAACCCCTAAAAGTGATTCAGCGTACGTGAAAATTCATCTctcgaatttttcttgatttttaagaCTCTGAAGGGTTGGATATGTATATGGGCACAGAAATTTTGTGTTGGGTTTGGAGAGTTCGTAGATTAGCTTCTGGACTCTATTTACATAATCTCAAAATTATACTTAAGActtgttcatttttcttaaGTTTCTCAAAATTAGAACAAGTGGATAGCAGCAGTGTTTGCATGAGGCAAACTACTTATTAACTTAAGAAAAAAGCATAAATCATCCATCAGAATGCTTCAGATAATTTAGCTGTAGAGAAACACCTTTGTGTTTGGTCATCACAGCAAATGATGATGGTTCTCTGCTTTTGTCTGAAATTCAGTAAACTGAGATGATATCATTAAagtataatttaattttgttcagATAGACTGAAAGTTGCAAAATGTTTCATCTTGACAGGTTTGTCTGCGAAGAATAAGACCGACAAATGACAGTCAACCTCTTAGTTCAAACCAGAAAAAGTCAAGTGTGTTTGTGTGTGAAATATGTAATGCCAATTTCAATCGCCTCAATCTTTTGGTAAGTAACATTTTccttctccctttttttctttctttttccttaaTATTTCAAAGGTGATCATAAAATATGCAGCAATCTTATGTGTTCTGAGGAATCACAGCAAGGTTGGTTTCAAAGGTATGTGTGGagtattttatattttgccaaattttttatgaacacaagaaaaaacactgtgGTCTCATTACTGTGGAACAGGATATTTAGAAAAGCAGTCAAACCATAATATTTGGAGGGTTAAAAAAGTcataaaagtacaaaaattaaaaattagttttaaaaatagaatcCTAATATATGtcaataaaaaactaagaaggaACAGGTGCAGCTCCTAGACCTACATTTGAAATGCTTTGCAGGGGTCACATCAGCAGCAGTTTTGCTTTAGCACAGGACATCAGGGGAGTGTAGTCAAATTTGTAGCTTCCAGCCCAGCATCTCATACCAAGAACAGCGATAAAATGCCATTGTTGGTATTCCACAAGATGAAGCACTGAAGTTCACTCCTTGCTGTGTGCTTCATTACTTATTGCTGACCAATTCCTCAGACAAAACAAGGACAACCCCAAGAAATGTTTAATTAtgattcattttctttcttggCTTTGGTTTTTCCTCAAAGTCCCGTGGACTCAATACTGCAACATCCTGCCAAATATAAAATTTCGCTAATAATACTCAGTATCCTATCAAAATTGTTGTTGTTATTCAGTTTCTCTCttgataaaaaataatccaTCGGAAGTGGAAAATGAACCCagaaacttttcaatttttgtgtgcaattttaggggccgtccataaattacgtcacgcaAGTTAGGGGGCGAGGGGTTCTAGCAGTGGATGACGCGTAGGGAGGGAGGGGTCAAGCCATGGATGATGCAAGCTTTCTTGAAGGCAAGAAAGCTGAAAATGCTCGCTTGAAATTTGACTTTATCTActgattttcatcaattttctacGTTTTCCCCCGAAAAAGGGAGATAGGTACACTAAGGAAGATGTAATTCGTAAGGGAGTTAGGCAGTCAAAAGACGGTTGGATACAGTGACGGAGGGAGGGGTCAAcaaattgtgaagaaaatgGGTGacataatttatgaacggcccttaaaattgtgtacaaaaattgaaaaattcctggGTACCTAATTCagaggttttaattttttatttttttactattattttttatttatttatttatttattttttttctccccagGTAAAACATCAATTGAAGCATAAACCAAAGTCTGAGTGGAAAGAAAAGTGTCACATTTGTGATCTGAGTTTTGAACGACATGCATTACTGGCCCGTCATCTAAAAACAGCTCATGCCGAGTCAGATCAGTCACCATGGAAATGTAGACATTGTGGGAAGCACATGATGACAAAATTAAGTCTAGGCATCCATGAGCGGATCCATACTGGAGCAAAACCATATGTCTGCGAGTGGTGTGGGCAGCGTTTTCGTTCCCGAGCAAATCTGCTGCAACACCATCCGAAGCACACAGGAATAAAAAAGCACAAGTGCGAAGAGTGTGGAAAACAGTTTTCACGAAAGTCATTTGTTACTGCCCACATGAGAGTACACACTGGTGAGCGACCTTTCAGTTGCGGCATCTGCAATCGAAAATTTACGCAGATTGGAGATATGCGGAGGCATGAAAAAAAACATGAGATATCAATTAAACATGGAAGAACGTGTTACACAGTTATCGATATAAATAAAaaccaatcttcagattctgTCAGCACTGCGGACAGTGATGATCACTTAACTGATAGTGAGATAGCATTAAATGTGAAAGTTATTCAGGACTGCTGACAATGGCAAGTAAACTCTAAGAGCATAACAAAGTTAAATTTCCTTCGAGTGCATCCTCCAATTTCCCCTTGAGTGACAGTAAATAGTGCCATATCGTAAAAATACTTTGTCATTTTCAACTCCATAGTTTGTAAATGTCTTTTATTCTCAAACCCTTTtctggactttttttttactagcGCCAACGTTTCTGTTTACCTCTCTCCTACAGACTTGTAACTTCAGGAGTGAAATGTACCTTTCCTGTAAAATGTAGAAACACAAATAACAACAAACTGCATCAGTCAAAAAACCGTCCAAAGAAGAAATGGGATGGCTAGTTTCTCAACCACTTGATTTAATTCGGACCTCTCTGGAGGTTTGAAGGACCGTAAATACCAGGTTTTATTGACATCTGCTTTTTAGAGttgaaatagagaaaaaaaagcattTAATCTAATTATCCAAGCGatgaaatccttttttttttcatttagttgcatcaaaaataattcagaatAAATTTAGAGGAAAGCTTAAACTTGTTGTAGCTTCTTGGTAAAAGAACAATCCTATTGGTAATAGTATTATTACTCTCTTGCTCCCCTAGTTTTATTGGATGGTCTTAGCATAATATGTATTATTCGTATGTATCTGATTAACATGTGTTCGCATTTTCGTTGTTATCACTAAGTGGTAATAGCCCAAAGTTTAGTTTAACCTAGCATTTTTAATTGTAGATCTCCATCTAATTTTActactgactttttttttaaagtgataaTTGTACTGCATTTTATTCTCATCAACCCATCTCAGTTTTGTGGAGGTTGATCACAGTCGATTGGAATGGCatgtcttaaaaataaattgacttgTGTGAAATGTTTGATGATGCACTTCTACTGAGTCTTTCTTGGTCACTATCACGcagcccagtggcgtggcgtgaattgcgatgtatcgattgttctgccatttaaacttatggtaaagaatcgattattaaggtgttcgctgcgaacaccttgtttatcgatccttttccataggtttaaacgcccaaacaatcgatatatcgcaaagcacgccatgccactgacgCAGCTTCCAATTCACATTCATCAGCGATGTCGAAGTCTTTGAATAGGAAGTTTTCTCTAAAGAATGGCAAGTACTTGTGTATATTTGAAAGGTTATTAAGAACATTCGCTTTGATTATCAATGGTATAACTAAAACTATCCCATTTTCAACACTATGTATGTATTACATGATATGTATTTGATACGTATACTATGTATTACGTATCAAACATTTTTGCACACTTATCCAGCTAAATCACAGCATGATTCAAATCACTGGTAATAAAAGTAACCATTAGTAAAGATTGCAAGAAGTGAGcctgatttttattttgcattaaATAATGTTGGAGGTTTCACACTTGCCCTAGCTCACTTCACTGTGATTTCAGCAATAAAAGGACATCATTTTTCAGGAAGTATTTCATTACAGatatatttttatcaaactgTTAATCCTTAGAATTGTTCACCTATTGTGGATATTAAGTTAAGAaatcttatttaaaaaaaaggctttAACTGTTTTATTAAGTATTTTTGGAGCTTCGTTTTCATTTGTCAGAAGCCAGAAGCTCAAGTTGAGTAAAAGGCATTGCCCTATTCCTTCTATATTTATCGATCTGCAGTAGCTATCATGTTAGAATGCATACAGTCTATCTTTTTAGTGTATGCCACTTAATTTTGCATTTGTAACCCATTTAAGATCTTTAGTACCctgtgatcaaaacctgtgtTTGAAGTCATTCTTTAACTAATAAAGACATCTGCTAtaaatcagtttttttaaacttttttttctctttcaaatttatttGATGAAAGTATCAAATTTATCACAGTTAATATGCCAGGCTTGAGGATTAAATCATTAATTACTTTACTTTTCCATTCCATGTAGtcttataaattaatttttaaattaaattgtggGAATCTGTCCCCTTCCACCCAAAGTATGCTAGGCACAATTAACAATGATATTTAACAATATTGAGATGTCTGGCAAAAAAGTGTCTGAGCATAAATGGTGCTCGTGATACTTCGGCCTTAAGGTGACAAATTGAACATACTACTTAACTCACCACACCAAAACAGATGTAATCCAACAACCTCAATTGTTTGAAAACAGCAGGAGACCGTTTTTCCTTTACTCTCCTCAATCAAAGTATGCagcattcccccccccccccttttttttaaacaaattttttccaaattatttgCTTTTTCTTCCAAACTATGACTCTTTAACTCATAAGTAATGTCTTGTGTTCTGAAGATACTAAAATAAAAGCTATCATAGggctttttttttgcagaaccGCAGAGGATTGCTACGGAAagcatcacttttttatccTGTTCCATGCATTCCAGTGGAACGCTTGGAACGCTCCTCCTAGGTGGGTTGAGGCCGCGGTTAGGTCGGTTGAACTGGCCCGAACAGCAAATATCCTGATCCATCGTGTCTCATGCGTTCCACGGATATAAAAAGAGCTCTCATATTACTTGTTAAAGATGATGAGATGAAAACAAGACAGCAATGCCTCAGTAAAAAGCCGGCTGTCTTTGCCAAAGTAAGATAATTGTAAAACAATTTCTCTCGAACAAAATGTATTTTACCTTAAAATC
This window encodes:
- the LOC109031860 gene encoding uncharacterized protein, with the translated sequence MSENFVDDQNFFMDFTDQFPMNGQPNVQQCRVCEKLFSQGEGIDIFSQNSDILEKIHFFLFIFVHPNDNLSKHICTACYNHLAWMSDSSPNIVPPVNEPPDLGIFANFNQMLEEEDKKMSAEPVYVLPKPIKKESSVEMSPANFDSPPASLSDPTPFHVKQRDLSDQDDNSSFGDAFELKSSGKCGIPFDECDNFPTSSQQLRQHPSPLSRDISCHNCNEKFRKVQLYRNHIEVCLRRIRPTNDSQPLSSNQKKSSVFVCEICNANFNRLNLLVKHQLKHKPKSEWKEKCHICDLSFERHALLARHLKTAHAESDQSPWKCRHCGKHMMTKLSLGIHERIHTGAKPYVCEWCGQRFRSRANLLQHHPKHTGIKKHKCEECGKQFSRKSFVTAHMRVHTGERPFSCGICNRKFTQIGDMRRHEKKHEISIKHGRTCYTVIDINKNQSSDSVSTADSDDHLTDSEIALNVKVIQDC